TATCTTGACTTCCTATTCAGGGGCTTACTCTAAAGGGAATGtgggcaagaaagaaagaaagaaagggaatgtgggcaaataaataaataaataaataaataaataaaaaaaaataaataaataaagggaatgtAGGCCGAAACAAGAAAAGAGTCACAACCAGAAATAGGAAGGGACAAGAATGTGTCCTAAAGAGGTGATGAGGTTTTAGAATAGCAATCTGTAAATCATCACCTAGAGCCAAATTCTGGAGCATTTGAAGTGAGGGGTATCCTTAAGACCTAAACAGCTCGGGTAAGTGAAATGGAGTTGTAGATATATAAGGAGCCATTATTCAAAAGACTGAAATTAAATCACTCTGTTGCATCATACACACAAATTAACTCAAGTGGATTAAAGACtcgaatgtaagacctgaaaccataaaattcctagaagaaaacatgggcagtGAGCTCCTTGGCAATTGGTCTCAGCAATGTTTTCTTTCCGGATCTgattccaaaggcaaaggaaacaaaagcaaaaataaatgggaCTACAACAAGCTGAAAAACCGCGCAGCAAGGGAAAgcatcaacagaataaaaaggcagCCCATTgagtgggagaaggtatttgcctAAGGGgttaaatatccaaaatacatcaagaactcacacaactcaacaacaaagcACCAAACAACCCAAGTGAAACATGTGCACAGGGTgtgaatagacattcttccagagaagatacacagatggccggTAGGCATGTGACAAGATGTTAAACATCAGTCATTAGCAGGGCagcgcaaatcaaaaccacaatcagctgtctcctcacacctgtcagaattgccaTTACCAAAAAGGCAAGAGATGACAGGTGGTGTggggatgtggaggaaagggaaccctccTGTACTTGGTGGGGATGTaagttggtacagccactatggcaGACGATATGGAGGTAAGAGGAGAACTAACCATATTATCCAACCATTTCCCTTCTGGGTATTAAGCTGAGgaatacagaaacactaattcgaaacgacataggcacccccatgtttattctAGCATGagttacaatagtcaagatagaGAAACCACCCTAAGTGTCCACCGGTTGACGTTGACGAGTGGGTAAAGAAGATAAGGCATATATACACACGACGGAGTGTTCCTTACCCAGCcacaaaaagaagaaggaaatcttccGTTTGGAACACCATGGGTGGGTCTAGCAGGTTTCAgaccaagtgaaagaagtcagacggagaaagacagatgccatgcGATCTCACCTAGAAAACAagacaaaggaacaaaacaaaagcaaactccTAGATCCAGAGAACAAGCTGgcggttaccagaggggaagggagttGGGGGAAGGCTGCGTGGCCGAGGGGACTCAACTGCGTGGTGATGGGTGGTAACTAGACTTACCGTGGTGATCAGTCTGTAGTGTCTACAGATACCAAATTATAGTGTCGTGCACCTAAAGGTCATACGATGTGGTGTGCCGATCTTACGTCagtaaaaacaaccaaacaaaaaaaatggaaatgcgGGCCGAAACGAAACATGGGATCACGAAGCGTTGAAACAACATCACATAACTTTTACAACAAATAAAGGGTCTATAAAAAGCAATGAGTGGCCAAATGATAAAATGTTGTTAAGGGAAGTAGGTATGTTTTAGAGTACATCCTTCATGTCTGACGTTCACCTCAGAAAGGGCAGTCCCATTCTCCTTGAAGATTGCTCCAGCTCTGCTGGCGGGCTTTAGGGCTGTGTAGACCCTGGGCCCTGATTCATGCAGTCATTTCTATTGCAAGTGTTGGGGAAgccctcttattttttaattaatttattttttttttggtttttttttttttttcaatatatgaaatttattgtcaaattggtttccatacaacacccagtgctcatcccaaaaggtgccctccccacacctccaGCTCTTCATGCTGGGAATCCATAGTGAGTAACTATGGAAACCGCTCCCGATTGTGACTGAGGACTGTTCAAACTAAGGTGGGCAGCTTACTCTTTCTTACAGCATGTTAAGAGCCACAGGGAGCTCTCCATATTCGTGgcacctcaaaaagaaatgaaattgagcACGTTAAGAGCCGTAGGGAGGTTTCCGTAATCATGGTGCACCAGAAAGAAACGGGATCCCGGAACTTGAGTTGAGTGACTTCACACCTAACCTTTTACATCTGCTGAGAGATTACCGCAAATCCCGATCTGTTTCTGAAGTGAGGCCTTGATGATTGGACTTCCCTTGGGGTTGTGGAGAAAGCCATGAGGCTGTGGTGCTTTTtaggttttaatatttaattgggATGCTTGATATCGGACTGTGAGTGAGAGTTGTGGCTTTCGAATAGGTTTGGTCCAGCCTTGGTGGATTTGctgttgattttaaaatgggccagACCATTTGAAAGGTATAACCCTGACTTGGTTTTGTATTTCTTGCTTACTTGGACTCGTGAATTGAGCCGTTACGGCATGAAGCGTTATGAATTTCACAACCCAGCTATTTGAAGTGATTATATAGAAACGTGATTTTAAAGCATTCTCGTcttgttttatctccttttttttttttttttcttcaaaagcacTGCCAgtgaaagacataaaagaaaaacctgaacAACAGGTCAGAGCAAAAGAGACTGACAAGTTACCCAGCAGTACTGAACCTCGACAGCAACCAAGTGCCTTATTTGCTAGAGGAAATAGGAAAGCAGCCAAAAGTCCTCAAAGATCATCAActaaaataaaggagaagaagCATCCGTTTGCTCTTTATGGGTGGGGAGAAAAACAGACCGATACAGGAAGCCAAAAAACTCACAACGTCTGCGCGTCTGCCCCTGTGCATGAGGTGGGTTCGTGGGCACCTGGCTGTCACTGCTTTTCCTTGGAGGCTGGGGGTTGGGCTGCGTTCCCGTCATCGGGTGTCCTATTCTGTGTTCACCACGGTGCTTTGGGGTCATGGTAGATCTTAGGAGATGGCAGGGTGGGCCAAGGAAAGCCTGGAATTTGGGCATCTGATTGGCAAACAGATTGAGGGTGTCAGCTCCCTGGAGATCGAGGGGTGTTGCTGGGAATTAGCTGGGATTTGGAAGATTTACCAACATGGAACCAGGAGAAGAAGTGGCTGGAGTCAGGGTTTTCAAGTTccggggggggtggagggggtgcaGGTGCAGAGGAGGAGCCCAGCGGGGCTGGTGGCTGCCCGTGTAGATGTGCCGTGGGCCTCTTGACAGGTTTCTGGTTCCTGTAGCTTTGATGACTGGTATTCCTCGACTCCCTTGTTATCTTTTGTTAGATTGATTCTGTAGTTCTTGGCACCTACTGTAGATTCCCTTTGGCTCTTTGAGTTCAATTCGGATGATTGTGTTTTCCCCTGCTCATCCACAGCCAGTGCCTTTTACTCATTGGAGCCTTagttgtcctctttttttttttttttttttcccatgtttatttacttatttttgagagagagcacaagctggggagagagagagggaaactcagaatccgaagcaggctccaggctcagctgtcggcacagggcccgacccagggcttgaacccacgaaccgtgagctcatgacctgagccgaagtcagacacttaaccgactgagccaccgaggtgcccccagTTGTCCTCTCAGTCCCGAGAACACGTCTGACCAGAGGTCTTCGTGTGTGTGCAGCCATAAAGCAATTACATATGTTAGCACTGACATGACTAAGTCGGCCTAAAGCAAAGAACGaatgaaaagaagcagaaaatacaAAGAGTTTGAATTCTGATGAATTACCATGATCAGATTTTTACTGAACAGACTTCTCAACGAACCCTAGCAGATGGTGTTATTTGGAGTGATATTTGAGACAATGGAGCTGTGGTTTAACAAAAGACTCTGGCTATTGCATGGGATTAAGTTCAACAGAGTTCGTCTGTAGCATGAAACATCTTAAGTGGTAAAAGGCCTTTAATGGAATACTTATCCAGGCTTACTGCTAAGCATCTTCAATAATTTTCCAGAGCCAGTTTCTAGAGACACATGCAAATTAGTTGCTTACCATTTATACCTAAAATTTAAtgtccattttttattgtttagcGTCTTGGTCACTGACCAGGGGCAAGGGAATGGCTTTTCTGGAGGAGCTGTTATACCTAGGAGAAAGGGATATGATGAAGCCgggctggcctctgccctggtTTCCATCCAGCTGATACAGGAATCTACAGGAAGGAAGAGTGCCGAGTTCTctggaagagggaaaaaaggtcCTGGGGGTAGTAAATATTCATCGCAGATATTCTTGAAAATGAGTATAAAAGCCACGTAagttattatacttttattttagaagtaacaataatctttttatttttgagtaatttaGATTCATGAATCAGCATTACGAGCCAAGAACAGAAGACaggtggaaaaaaggaaactggtCACTCAGAGGCAGCGCGCTCACTCTGTAGACGTGGAGAAAAACCGAAAGATAAAGCCTTCCTCCTCGGAGAACCCATGGATGACAGAGTACATGAGATGCTATTCGGCAAGAGCTTAAAGGCCGAAACAGTTGCTTGGACAGCCTCTTCAAAAGAgtgtaaatgaaaagaaagaagaaacaaaacaaaagaaaacagacatagaGTTAAGAAACCAGCTGATTATGCAAGGTTTTCCGTAGGGCATGTCCAAAAGATTGCTCTATTTCAGTGAACCCGGGTCACCTACCTCAGTAGTAGGGCGACAGTTGAAGCCATAGATATTTGGTTATTTATGAAGCTCAGTCCCTAATATTTGATATTCTTAtaagggtttttgttttaaagcatcTTAATCTTCTCAGATACCGCCACCGAATGCCTTTAAATGGCTATTGATGCTTAACATTCAGTCTTCTCTGTCAGTGTAGCCGGAGCCTGTTTTCATCCTGTCCTGAGTAACTTTCCAGATTCCATAGTGAGGAAGATCATTCCGACCTGTAGCTTAAGACCCGTTTTCCTTACGCGTGGTTTTCTTCGTGAAAGAACGGCTCATCGAAAGGGAGTTTCGACACTAACGTCCATTCCTTGTATAGTGACGCCAGAACCCCCGCAGTTCCTGAAAGAGTAAACTCACTCGTCTTTCAATTATGGCACCACTTTACACAGACCGTGATATTTAAGAATTATCTGGGCTGGGTGAGGgtcctcttttctctttaagtTGTCATCTGGGCACTTTCTATCTCATACAGATTTTAATAGATCGAATGCAGTCCCGCACGTAAAGTGCCAGTGCGGTGTGTTGAGAGGAGGACTGAACTTCTTTTGTGaaacttttcttttcattattgcaACTTTCTTAACACGTACCGGGAGAAGCAGCTCCTTGCTGCGGTCCAGCCTTTTGGCATAGACGCGCTGCGGACTCTTGCCTCTTCTTTAATAGTTGGCCGTGACATTTAGAACTTCCCGTGTGAAATTTCACTTAGCGATGTTGAGGTGGTCTTGCGCACGGGGTGGGGGATGACATCCAGGTACCAGTTAGAGATGTGGCTTACCCCTACTTTCTCCACTTTTTCCTCTACAGAACTCATTCGTAACAAAGCCTTGACGATGTACGTTGTTCAGACTTCCGCTGAAATGCATTTCTCCCGGATTCCTAGCCAGTGGAATGAGACGATGGTGGTGTTTGTCTAGGCACGGATGTTGAGCATGTAAATCGCTCCTTCCCTGGTACATTTCCTTTGGGATAGAACAAAATGGTTTTAAGGAATGCTGGTTTCCATCCAGCTGATACAGGAAAACTACAGGAAGGAAGCGTGCCGAATTCTctggaagagggaaaaaaggtcCTTTGCCTAGGCCAGGCTAGCACCTGTAGAGGGGTGAATAAAATTTGCTATTAGGTGTGAGGTTGAACATTCCCTTGCTGTTTTTACTCTGGATCTTTGAAGTGTTGtcaatttttactcttttttttttttttttaaagtaggctccaggcccagtgtggggctagaactcatgaccctgagaccaagagtatgctctaccaattgagccaaccAAGCCCCCCATAGTCAATGTTTAGAACACAAATATGTTGTATTCCACATAAAATCTTCACACGATGTCCTCTTACAACTGTATAAGCTTTGAAAACTCAAGAATCgcgagctttaaaaaaaaaaagaaaaaagactttttaaatactTGCATCGTTCTGAGGTGAATCCTTTTACATAGAGAGCTCTCCTAATCATTGAGATGGGTATTTAACAGGAAGTTCTATATGTCGGTCCAAAACAACCCTGCTAATAATCCTGGTGAACGTTACTGTCGTTATTAAAGTCCTTAAACACTGCAGGTACCTAACGATCAAATTAACGTGGCATTGTGATGGTGCAGCTGACTGTGAAAACGGTTCCTTCCAAAGCCCTTCGTGCTCCTTTGTGTTTAGGCATCCAGCTCAAGCGTTCCTGTTGCACCTGACAATCTCCGGGAAGATGGCCTTGGGTGTaggtcaggttccacactgacggGCTGCCTTAGAAACCCAGCTTCCTCTCGGCTTTACCAAGCCGGACTCCCTCCCCTTTAGGGAACAGACTCGTATTCAATGTGCTTCCTACTGGCAACTCCAGATGGAGACAAAACCTAGAAGGCAATATTGGCCAGTTTTACCCCTTTTTTAAGTAGAAGACCAATGGACAGggtttttaaagtacttttcGTGTGCATGAACAATGAGTACATCAGGCTGAATTAACTGTGAGTCCCCTTCCCATGTCCAAGTCATTAGTTGGTGAGGGTGTCTTTTTAGGGGTGAAAACCACCTTTGGAGCCCATGAAGTTTTTTAAGCGGTAACAATTTGATGGTCTGACTGTTCCCTTCATTCTAGAAACTCATGTTCCTAATTCTTATAAATCGTGTTCCTAATTCTTGGGACAGCGTGGAAGACAGCAAGCTGGTTTAAAATTACCTTTCATGTTGAAAAGTCTGAAACGGAAAATCCAGTGAGaatatggaataaaataattgctgcctaagattctcttttttaaattttggttttaaaattaaaagtttgccATAAACATGGTTTCTGTGTTACTTTTATTAAGAACAGTAATCGGATACTAAGTAACATCTAGCAACTCTGCTGGACCAAGGCAAATGACAAGTGAAtagaaatctatttctttttttgaaaaaatattttgaaatacttttttaagtgtatctttatttattttgagagacagagcaagcaggggacggacagagagagagggagacagaatcccaagcaggcgccgcactgccagcacagagcccgatgcggggctcgaactcgcgaaccacgagatcatgacctgagccaaactcaaagagtcggacgcttaaccgactgaacacccaggcacccccattctttcattttaaactaAAAGGCTGCTCTTATTTAGGAGGTATCAAAATAGTACCTctgggttttatatatatatatatatatatatgtatgtatacacacacacacacacacacacacatatactcctatatatatataaac
This window of the Prionailurus viverrinus isolate Anna chromosome D2, UM_Priviv_1.0, whole genome shotgun sequence genome carries:
- the CCSAP gene encoding centriole, cilia and spindle-associated protein; amino-acid sequence: MSPGSGVKSEYMKRYREPRWEEYGPCYRELLHYRLGRRLLEQAHAPWLWDDWGPAGASDDSASSASSGAGGPAPQFAPASPPPPPAEPAAREGPERRARGPAEEQGAEAAEAGEARDAASAEEAADVALPALPVKDIKEKPEQQVRAKETDKLPSSTEPRQQPSALFARGNRKAAKSPQRSSTKIKEKKHPFALYGWGEKQTDTGSQKTHNVCASAPVHEIHESALRAKNRRQVEKRKLVTQRQRAHSVDVEKNRKIKPSSSENPWMTEYMRCYSARA